TTCGCGCTGTCCCTGATGATCCCCGAGTTCTTCGGTGGTGAGGGCGGCGTCTCCAGCGACCGCATGGTGGGCAAGCCGTTCATGGGCATCACCTATGGCCCGCAGGTGCAGGTGTACTACCTCATCGCGGTCTACACCTTCATCTGCGTGGCGCTCATGTTCGCGTTTACGCGCACGCCGCTGGGCCGCATGCTCAATGCCGTGCGCGACAACCCCGAACGCGTGGAGTTCGTCGGTTACGACACGCAGAAGGTGCGCTATTTCGCCTTCATCATTGCCGGCTTCTTCGCGGGCATCTCAGGCGGCCTGGGCGCGCTGAACTTCGAGATCGTCACCGCAGAAGTGGTGGGCGCCGCACGCTCGGGCGCCTACCTGCTGTTCACGTTCCTGGGCGGTGCCACGTTCTTCTTCGGCCCCATCATCGGCGGCGTTCTGATGGTGCTGGCCTTCGTGCTGCTGTCGGAGTTCACCAAGGCCTGGCTGCTCTACCTGGGCCTGATCTTCCTCTTCATGGTGATATACGCGCCCGGCGGCATCGCCAGCCTGATCATGATGAACCTGCGCGTCGCGTCCTTTGGCCGATTGCGCGAGCTGTGGGTGAGCTACATCGCGCTGGCGGGCACGGCGCTGGTGATGTTGCTCGGCCTGGGCGCGATGATCGAGATGGTCTACCACCTGCAGCTCAATACCACGCTGGGGTCGGAGCTGCGCTTCCTGGGCGTGCCGCTGGACGCGCACGGCGTCAACAGTTGGTTCGGTGCCGCCCTGGTGGCGGTGACGGGGTTTGGCCTGTTCGAACTCACGCGCCGCGCTTTCCTGCGCCAGTGGAGCGAGATCCAGGAGTTCATCGAGAAAGAAATCAAGCGGAGGGAGGCGCTGTGACGCACGCACTCGAACTCAGGGACCTGCGCAAGAGCTTCGGCAAGACCGAGATCATCCGCGGCGTGAACCTGGCGGTGAATGCCGGCGAGCGCGTGGGCATCATCGGCCCCAACGGCGCGGGCAAGTCCACGCTGTTCAACCTCATCAGCGGCCGCTTCGCCCCCACCAGCGGGCAGGTGCTGCTCAATGGCCAGCGCATCGACGGCAAGAAGCCGTTCGAGATCAACCGCGCCGGCCTCTCGCGCAGCTTCCAGATCACCAACATTTTCCCCAAGCTCAGCGTGTTCGAGAACCTGCGCTGCGGTGTGCTCTGGAGCCTGGGCTACAAGTACACCTTCCTGAGGTTCCTAGCCGACCTGGACGACGCCAACGAGCGTGCCGAGCAACTGATGGAGATGATCCACCTCGACCGCAAGCGCGACGTGCTGGCCATGAACCTCACCTATGCCGAACAGCGCGCGCTGGAGATCGGCATCACCATCGGCGGCGGTGCCAATGTGATCCTGCTCGACGAGCCCACGGCGGGCATGAGCAAGAGCGAGACCACGCGTTTCATCAACCTGATCAAGGAAGTAACCGTGGGCAAGACCTTGCTCACGGTGGAGCACGACATGGGCGTGGTGTTCGGCCTGGCCGACCGCATCGCCGTGGTGGTGTACGGCGAGGTCCTGGCCTTCGACACGCCCGACGCCGTGCGCGCCAACCAGCGCGTGCAAGAAGCGTATCTGGGCTCGCACGTGGCCGATGCACAAGGGGCGGCCGCATGAGCGCCGCGCGGAGGGTAGTCCAGTGAACGCCGCATGGAGGATGGTCCAGTGAGCATGCTGAGAATCGACAACCTGCACGCCTACTACGGCAAGAGCCACGTGTTGCATGGCGTGGGCTTCGAGGTACAAGCCGGCGAAATCGTGGCGCTGCTCGGGCGCAACGGCTCGGGTCGCTCCACCACCGCCAAGGCCATCATGGGGCTGGTGGACTGCAGCGGCAGCATCCACTGGAAAGGCCAGGAGATCCTGGGCAGGAAGGCCTACGAGGTCGCGCATCTCGGTGTGGGCTACGTGCCCGAGAACCGGGACATCTTCCCCACACTCACCGTGCACCAGAACCTGATGCTGGGCCAGAAAGGCAAGGGCAAAGGCTCGCGTTGGAGCTTCGACGACATGTACACCATGTTCCCGCGCCTCAAGGAGCGGCAACACACCGAAGCCGGCGTGCTTTCGGGCGGCGAGCAGCAGATGCTCACGCTGTGCCGCACGCTCATGGGCGACCCGGACCTGATCATCATCGACGAGCCCACCGAGGGCCTGGCACCCAAGATCGTGGAGCTGGTGGGCGAGTACCTCAAGACGCTCAAACAACGCGGTGTGTCGGTGTTGCTGATCGAGCAGAAGTTGACCATTGCCATGGCCATCTCGGACCGCGCCTTGGTCATGGGGCACGGCAGCATCGTGTTCCAGGGCACGCCCGATAGCCTGCGCGCGGACCCCTACACGCGCAAGGAATGGCTGGAGGTGTAGGTGGGTTCCACCGCTGATCATCCAGGGCAAATCGCTCGTCGGGCTGCGGGGATTTCCCATTTCTGCAGTGCTGTCATTTTGCTGACCTCACGTGTTGTTGGGTTGCAATTTTCGGTCCGAACTCTGCCCGGTATTGGAACTTTAGGATTTATTCCAGCATTGCCGTGCCACAATCGCCGCTCGCACGACTTTGCGCCCGGTGCTATCCTTTTCAGGAGTACCGCCTGGGGCTTGCGGCCCGCACAAAAAAAGCAAGCGTGAGTTCGGGGAGCTGATGTTTGTGGGCGCGGTCGAACCAATCGAGCCCTTGTGGGAGCATGTCCAGTGGAAGAGGCGCAAGTCAGTCCCAAACTCAAACTACTCGTCGCCGACGATCACCATCTGGTGCGCGAAGGATTGAAGCTCGCCCTGCGCGAGATCGATCCCGAGGTCATCGTGATCGAGGCCGACACGCTGGGCAAGGCGATCGACGCCTACCGGACCCACGGCTATTTCGATCTCGTCCTCCTGGACCTCACCATGCCGGGGAACTCGGGCATGAGTGTTCTGGAAGGTTTCGAGCAGAGTTGTCCCGAGGCCAGGGTGGTCGTGATTTCGGCCTCCTACGATCTTCAGACGGTGCAAGCCGCGGTGCGCCGTGGCGTGCTGGGCTTCATCCCCAAGTTGTCCGGCAAAGACGCCTTGATCAGTGCGGTCCGCTTCATCCTGGCGGGCGGTATCTACGTGCCGCTGGAGGCCATGATGGCCATGCCGGAAGAAGACCGTCCCGCGCACGCCGGCAACCGAGGCCCGGGCGCGGTGACGGTGTCCCAGACGCCACGCGACGTCGGTCTGACCACACGGCAGATCGAGGTGCTGCGCCAGTTGCTCGAAGGCAAATCGAACAAGCAGATCTGCCGCGAAATGAACCTGGCGATGGGCACCGTCAAGGGCCATGTGGCCGCCATCCTGGTCGCGCTCAAGGTCAGCAGCCGTGCGGAAGCCATCGCCGCGGCCATGAAGATGGGGTGGGCGCCCTTGCTGGCCAACGGGCACGACGCCTGACCAGGGGCCATGACCATCAGCGCCGTTGTGGGGTCATGGCGTTGAATCTCGATCCATCCCACCGACAACCCTTGCACGTGCTTGACACCGTGCTCAACCACGCACCGGACTCGGTGCAGGTGATCGACCCGGACTCGGGCGAATACCTGTACGTCAACGATGCCGCCGTGCGCCTCTATGGCCTGTCGCGCGAGGTCATGATGGAGCGAGGCGTGATGTGGGTCACCCGGTATCTGCACATCTGGACAGAAGAGCAGCAGTGCGAGCAATTCCGCAAGCTGATCGAGCTGTCCCCGAAGCCGATCTCGACCGTGCAGCCCTTGCAACGTGCGGGCCGTGAAACCGTCTGGATCGAGACCACGGCGCGCGCCCTGGAAATGGAGGGCAAGTGGCTGATCGTCACGATGGCCCGCGACATCTCCGAGCGCAAGGCGGCCGGCCGCAAGGCCCAGTTGCTGTTCGCAGCGGTGAACCAGGCGCCGGACGCCATCATGATCGTGGATCCGGAGACGCTCGAATTCATCGATTTCAACGAAGGCAGCGCACGCATGGCCGGCCTGACCCGCGACGAGATGATGCGCATGGGCCTGCGCAAGATGAACGACCTGGGGCGCATCTCGACCGAAGCGGAGTTGCGCGAACGCTATGACGCGTTGATCGCCAGCCATCCGAGGTCCGAAACCGAGACGCGCGAATGGCATATGCCCGGGCAGCCCCCGATCTTGCTGGAAACCACGCGGCGTGCGGTGAAGGTGGAGGGGAAGTGGGTCATCATCACGGTCTCGCGCGATGTCACCGAACGCGAGCGCGCCGGCCAGGACATGGCCGCGCACGTCGTGGAGCTGGCCCGCTCCAACCGCGAGCTGGAGCAGTTCGCCAACGTGACGTCGCACGACCTGTCCGAACCGTTGCGCATGGTGGCCAGCTTCACGCAGTTGCTGGCCCGGCGTTACCACGCCCAGCTGGACGATGAGGGCAGGGAGTACATCGACTACATCGTCTCCGGGGCGCAGCGCATGAAGCAGTTGATCGACGATCTGCTGTTCTATTCCAAGGCCGGCCGGCCGGACGCGCAGACCCAATGCGCGCCCTTGGGTCTGGCGCTCGACGCCGCGCTGGAAAACCTGGCGCACGCGATGGCCGACTCGAACGCGGTGATCAGGCGTCCCGTCACGCTGCCCACCTTGCGGTACGAACGTACCGGCATGACGCAGGTATTCCAGAACCTGGTCAGCAATGCATTGAAATTCAGGCGGGCGAACGCGCCCGCGACCGTCACCATCACCGCGCAGCGCTCGGAGGCCGAATGGACGATTGCCATCGCGGACAACGGCATCGGCGTGGACCCGGCGTACTTCGATCGCATCTTCGTGATCTTCCAGCGCCTGCACAGCCGCGAGGAATACGAAGGCACCGGCATCGGTCTGGCGATCTGCGAGAAGATCGTGGAGCGCCACGGTGGGCGCATCTGGGTGGAGGCGGCGGGGCCCGAGGGGGGCGCCTGTTTCAAGTTCACCTTGCCACTTCAGCCTTCCAGCACCGCGACGAGCTGACCGTCTTGCACCGGATCGCCTTCGGCGACGAGCAGTTCGAGGACCGTGCCGTCCTGTTCGCTGCCGGCCGGAATCTCCATCTTCATGGATTCGACGATCAGCACGGGCTGGCCCGCTTCCACACGGGTGCCCACGGGGGCCTCGATCTTCCAGACCTTGCCGGTGACGTCTGCG
The sequence above is a segment of the Hydrogenophaga sp. BPS33 genome. Coding sequences within it:
- a CDS encoding branched-chain amino acid ABC transporter permease, whose protein sequence is MTTTHYSFKPLNVGRWIVWGLFALLLIVAPKVFTSGLGMTVLSQMGIAIIACLSYNILLGQGGMLSFGHAVYTGLGSFLAIHALNSVGDGSLPMPVSLVPIVGGLAGIGFAVLFGYVTTRKAGTTFAMITLGLGELVFALSLMIPEFFGGEGGVSSDRMVGKPFMGITYGPQVQVYYLIAVYTFICVALMFAFTRTPLGRMLNAVRDNPERVEFVGYDTQKVRYFAFIIAGFFAGISGGLGALNFEIVTAEVVGAARSGAYLLFTFLGGATFFFGPIIGGVLMVLAFVLLSEFTKAWLLYLGLIFLFMVIYAPGGIASLIMMNLRVASFGRLRELWVSYIALAGTALVMLLGLGAMIEMVYHLQLNTTLGSELRFLGVPLDAHGVNSWFGAALVAVTGFGLFELTRRAFLRQWSEIQEFIEKEIKRREAL
- a CDS encoding ABC transporter ATP-binding protein — encoded protein: MTHALELRDLRKSFGKTEIIRGVNLAVNAGERVGIIGPNGAGKSTLFNLISGRFAPTSGQVLLNGQRIDGKKPFEINRAGLSRSFQITNIFPKLSVFENLRCGVLWSLGYKYTFLRFLADLDDANERAEQLMEMIHLDRKRDVLAMNLTYAEQRALEIGITIGGGANVILLDEPTAGMSKSETTRFINLIKEVTVGKTLLTVEHDMGVVFGLADRIAVVVYGEVLAFDTPDAVRANQRVQEAYLGSHVADAQGAAA
- a CDS encoding ABC transporter ATP-binding protein, whose protein sequence is MLRIDNLHAYYGKSHVLHGVGFEVQAGEIVALLGRNGSGRSTTAKAIMGLVDCSGSIHWKGQEILGRKAYEVAHLGVGYVPENRDIFPTLTVHQNLMLGQKGKGKGSRWSFDDMYTMFPRLKERQHTEAGVLSGGEQQMLTLCRTLMGDPDLIIIDEPTEGLAPKIVELVGEYLKTLKQRGVSVLLIEQKLTIAMAISDRALVMGHGSIVFQGTPDSLRADPYTRKEWLEV
- a CDS encoding response regulator produces the protein MEEAQVSPKLKLLVADDHHLVREGLKLALREIDPEVIVIEADTLGKAIDAYRTHGYFDLVLLDLTMPGNSGMSVLEGFEQSCPEARVVVISASYDLQTVQAAVRRGVLGFIPKLSGKDALISAVRFILAGGIYVPLEAMMAMPEEDRPAHAGNRGPGAVTVSQTPRDVGLTTRQIEVLRQLLEGKSNKQICREMNLAMGTVKGHVAAILVALKVSSRAEAIAAAMKMGWAPLLANGHDA
- a CDS encoding sensor histidine kinase; the encoded protein is MLDTVLNHAPDSVQVIDPDSGEYLYVNDAAVRLYGLSREVMMERGVMWVTRYLHIWTEEQQCEQFRKLIELSPKPISTVQPLQRAGRETVWIETTARALEMEGKWLIVTMARDISERKAAGRKAQLLFAAVNQAPDAIMIVDPETLEFIDFNEGSARMAGLTRDEMMRMGLRKMNDLGRISTEAELRERYDALIASHPRSETETREWHMPGQPPILLETTRRAVKVEGKWVIITVSRDVTERERAGQDMAAHVVELARSNRELEQFANVTSHDLSEPLRMVASFTQLLARRYHAQLDDEGREYIDYIVSGAQRMKQLIDDLLFYSKAGRPDAQTQCAPLGLALDAALENLAHAMADSNAVIRRPVTLPTLRYERTGMTQVFQNLVSNALKFRRANAPATVTITAQRSEAEWTIAIADNGIGVDPAYFDRIFVIFQRLHSREEYEGTGIGLAICEKIVERHGGRIWVEAAGPEGGACFKFTLPLQPSSTATS
- a CDS encoding biotin/lipoyl-binding carrier protein, with amino-acid sequence MARIEVRADVTGKVWKIEAPVGTRVEAGQPVLIVESMKMEIPAGSEQDGTVLELLVAEGDPVQDGQLVAVLEG